Proteins from a single region of Desulfobacterales bacterium:
- a CDS encoding hydrogenase: MNIDFLKIKNGEMIKIEDIPLIPFDTFCERILFFTSNKGNIVQFFAYENKQKEIQFIIVLRYDDLIVARCDVPQTYVALTCGCEKFHMFEREIAEQFGIKPERHPWMKSVRYHANYSGASDIFGNDYSQDIPGVYNYYTITGDEIHQVGVGPVHAGIIEPGHFRFNCIGEKVLHLEIQLGYQHRGIEQLLQTATWQRLPIIIEGIAGDSAVANSLCFSQACEALLSVDTNKGTKILRTIALELERISNHLGDLGALSGDVAFLPPASYFGRMRGDFLNMLLLIAGSRFGKGLIRPGGMLYQLPSNIRAILIERIKGLKPQVEHVGHLLLNSSSVLARFESTGIVNEETAEKIGLVGVAGRASGINYDVRKSFPTEYYKSLEINIPTETSGDVYARAKVRFNEIIESLRIIELLLESEIEPNSNILNFDIFPKSAFVVTINEGWRGELSHCIMTDEDGHILRYKIKDPSFHNWMGLALSLRGEEISDFPLCNKSFNLSYCGFDL; encoded by the coding sequence ATGAATATTGATTTTCTTAAAATTAAAAATGGAGAGATGATAAAAATTGAGGATATTCCTTTAATACCATTTGATACATTCTGTGAAAGGATTTTATTTTTTACATCCAACAAAGGCAATATTGTTCAATTTTTCGCCTATGAAAACAAACAAAAAGAGATTCAATTCATTATTGTATTACGATATGATGATTTAATAGTCGCAAGATGCGATGTTCCTCAAACTTATGTAGCATTGACATGCGGATGCGAAAAGTTCCATATGTTTGAGCGAGAAATAGCCGAGCAATTTGGAATTAAGCCGGAACGGCATCCGTGGATGAAATCTGTTCGTTATCATGCCAATTATAGCGGAGCTTCTGATATTTTTGGAAATGATTATTCTCAAGATATACCCGGAGTTTATAATTATTACACTATAACAGGCGACGAAATACATCAAGTCGGTGTAGGACCTGTGCATGCAGGAATAATAGAACCGGGACATTTCAGGTTTAATTGTATAGGTGAAAAGGTTTTACATTTAGAAATTCAGTTAGGCTATCAACACAGGGGCATTGAACAATTATTACAAACAGCAACATGGCAGAGATTACCCATTATCATTGAAGGAATAGCTGGTGATTCAGCTGTTGCAAACAGCCTATGTTTTTCTCAAGCTTGCGAAGCATTATTATCGGTAGACACAAATAAAGGCACAAAAATATTACGGACAATAGCACTCGAATTAGAGCGTATTTCTAACCATCTTGGTGATTTAGGAGCATTAAGTGGAGATGTTGCATTTCTACCTCCAGCCTCATATTTTGGCCGAATGAGAGGAGATTTTTTAAACATGCTTCTACTGATTGCTGGAAGCAGATTTGGAAAAGGTCTGATAAGACCCGGTGGTATGTTATATCAGTTACCATCAAATATCCGCGCAATTCTTATAGAAAGAATCAAAGGTTTAAAACCCCAAGTAGAGCATGTAGGTCATCTTCTTCTCAATAGTTCGAGTGTGCTTGCACGTTTTGAATCAACTGGTATCGTTAATGAAGAAACAGCTGAAAAAATTGGTTTGGTTGGAGTTGCTGGCAGGGCTTCGGGCATCAATTATGATGTTAGAAAGTCTTTTCCTACAGAATATTATAAATCATTGGAAATAAATATTCCTACAGAAACATCTGGCGATGTTTATGCAAGAGCTAAAGTTCGGTTTAATGAAATTATAGAATCATTACGCATTATAGAACTTTTATTGGAGTCAGAAATTGAACCGAATTCAAATATTTTGAATTTTGATATATTTCCTAAGTCCGCTTTTGTAGTAACTATTAATGAAGGTTGGAGAGGAGAACTTTCCCATTGTATTATGACAGATGAAGATGGACATATTTTAAGATATAAAATAAAAGACCCCTCATTTCATAATTGGATGGGGCTTGCATTGTCTTTACGGGGAGAAGAAATTTCAGATTTCCCTTTGTGCAATAAAAGTTTTAACTTATCGTATTGCGGATTTGATTTATAA
- a CDS encoding hydrogenase has translation MIEILKNRFEQGYKTSKYPKAKITLPERYRGKPLISKNCDAKIVIKCADNCPQSAIVVAEHLIDMGKCTFCGLCEQISNGEFVKFTNNFEIGVAKKEHLITDGNIPDLKKYAEKKFKKLFGKSLQLRQVSAGGCNACEADTNVLNTPFFDLSRFGISFVASPRHADGVVVTGPVTKNMKTALLQTYDAIPEPKMVIALGSCALSGGPFLGSNEIAGPLDTILRVSLYIPGCPPHPLTILHSLLNYFK, from the coding sequence ATGATAGAAATTTTAAAAAATCGTTTTGAACAAGGCTATAAAACTTCCAAGTATCCAAAAGCAAAAATAACACTTCCAGAGAGATATCGTGGTAAACCTTTGATAAGTAAAAACTGTGATGCAAAAATTGTTATAAAATGCGCTGATAATTGCCCTCAATCCGCAATCGTCGTTGCAGAACATTTAATTGATATGGGAAAATGCACTTTTTGCGGTCTTTGCGAGCAAATTTCAAACGGCGAATTTGTTAAGTTTACTAATAATTTCGAAATAGGTGTAGCAAAAAAAGAACATTTAATTACCGATGGAAACATTCCAGATTTAAAAAAATACGCTGAAAAAAAATTTAAAAAATTATTCGGAAAATCATTACAGTTAAGGCAGGTTTCTGCTGGAGGATGCAATGCATGTGAAGCAGATACTAATGTTTTAAATACTCCTTTTTTTGATTTATCCAGATTTGGTATTAGCTTTGTAGCTTCTCCTCGACATGCTGATGGAGTTGTTGTAACTGGCCCTGTAACTAAAAATATGAAAACAGCATTACTACAAACCTATGATGCAATACCTGAGCCTAAAATGGTAATAGCTTTAGGCTCTTGTGCCTTATCTGGAGGACCTTTTTTGGGAAGCAACGAAATAGCCGGGCCATTAGATACTATTTTGCGTGTATCTCTATATATTCCTGGCTGCCCGCCTCATCCATTAACAATATTACATTCATTATTAAATTATTTTAAATGA